The Mycolicibacterium mageritense genome contains a region encoding:
- a CDS encoding class I SAM-dependent methyltransferase has product MGFDVPPEAYGRFMGRYAEPLAKVFVTFAGVGAGDKVLDVGCGPGALTAHLLSVGAVAAGIDPSPPFVDEIRARFPDVDVRLGTAEELPYDTDSFDAAMAQLVVHFMTDPVGGIGQMTRVTRPGGVIAACVWDGPTGALAPFWDAVHAIEPGAQDEALLSGAHRGHLTELFGAAGVHDVEEAAISVDVQHPTFDEWWEPFTFGIGPAGDYVRQLDDAARTRLESVARERLGNGPFTVTATAWAARGTV; this is encoded by the coding sequence ATGGGTTTCGACGTCCCACCGGAGGCCTACGGCCGTTTCATGGGCCGCTATGCCGAGCCGTTGGCGAAGGTCTTCGTGACCTTCGCCGGGGTCGGCGCCGGTGACAAGGTGCTCGACGTGGGTTGCGGCCCAGGCGCGTTGACGGCGCACTTGCTGTCGGTGGGAGCAGTTGCCGCGGGTATCGATCCGTCACCGCCGTTCGTTGACGAGATCCGGGCGCGCTTCCCCGACGTCGATGTGCGGCTGGGAACGGCCGAGGAATTGCCTTACGACACTGACAGTTTCGACGCCGCGATGGCGCAGTTGGTCGTGCACTTCATGACCGATCCGGTTGGCGGTATCGGGCAGATGACGCGCGTGACCCGGCCCGGCGGGGTGATCGCAGCATGCGTGTGGGACGGGCCGACCGGTGCGCTCGCGCCGTTCTGGGATGCGGTTCACGCGATCGAGCCTGGCGCCCAGGACGAAGCGCTGCTGTCGGGCGCGCACCGAGGACACCTGACCGAACTGTTCGGCGCCGCCGGCGTGCATGACGTCGAAGAGGCCGCCATTTCGGTCGATGTCCAGCACCCGACCTTCGATGAGTGGTGGGAGCCGTTCACCTTCGGCATCGGTCCGGCGGGGGATTACGTCCGGCAACTCGACGACGCAGCTCGCACCCGCCTGGAATCGGTGGCCCGCGAACGGTTGGGCAACGGGCCGTTCACCGTCACCGCCACCGCGTGGGCCGCCCGTGGGACCGTGTGA